The Xiphias gladius isolate SHS-SW01 ecotype Sanya breed wild chromosome 17, ASM1685928v1, whole genome shotgun sequence genome includes the window acagtcTCATAAGTTTCAGGGAGACAAACATTGTCACTCTGCAGCCAATTAGGTACAAATGTACAGCATAGTTTATTTGTTGATGTAATTGCAGTGTGGTGAatgaaaagacattaaaaccCAGTCTCCTGTAGAGTATAAGACATTTGAAGTGAGAGTTGAAGAATTCCTGTTGAAAGGTTGAGTGATGTGGTTGTGTGActgagaggaaaccatcagccTTGAGGTCACTGCCTAACACAACCAAGGCCTCTGTCttagggaaaagaaaaagaacttaACTCTTGTTTCAGAGGTTTTTATCCTGGCTTAAAACTAAATGACTATctagaaaaatattcaaaccaaCTGGCTGTCTGATGTTAATGTTAactaaaatgatttaaagttaaataataTTGACATTCTGagacaaatttttatttgttttacatgctGGGGATCTAACTTATTTAAAAGTGCTTGGGTTTAGATTGAGACACCTGCTGGAACTTGCCAGAGAGGATGCTAGAGGGAAATGCGATCCAGTAGAAATATAGAGCTCTTCAATGAATACACAGAGCTCTTCAGTGGGCATCCTGTTCATGTTTTAGTCATAACAAGATATATCTTTCTATCATCTTTTCCCCCAAAAACATCCATGACAACTCTCtctgagaaagagaggatggCTGCAGGATATTGCATCCAGGTGGAACAATGAGCAATAGATGTATCAAGTATCAAAGCATCTCTGGATTCGACAGAGGctggacttgtgtgtgtgcgcacattgTGAGTGGTGCTGTATGTAAAGCCTTCTTCAGGGTCTGATCTCCTAGAGAACAAAGtggaacatacacacactggtGACCCCGCAGCTCTATCCAGTGGAAATAATATGTTCATTACAACGCAATTACTGACACTTACACCCTCTCCTCCctgaagtttgtgtgtgtgtgtgaggtggacAAGAGAGGGCCCTTCAACTGACCTCTGATTCTAAGCGACCttatgttcatgtgtgtgtgtgtgtgtgtgtgtgtgtgtgtctgcaggtgcaGGATGTACAGCTTTATGGGTGGAGGGTTGTTCTGTGCAGGCGTGGGGAACATCCTCCTGATTGTTTCCACAGCAACCGATTACTGGATTCAGTATCGGCAGTCCAGCAACTACATGCACCAGGGTCTGTGGCGGTACTGTATGCCGGGGAAATGCTTCCCACACAACGTCAGCATTGGTAAGTGTAGCCGAATAGTATCGATGACTGACAAACTACTAACTTCCATATTTTTCAGTTAGCTctacaaacatttttgaaatgcgGAGCTGTTCCAGAGGCAGAAGTCATTCCGCTGGCTGAGGTAAAGCTCAGTGGGTGGAGCCAAagattcaacatttttcaaagtgttACAAGCTAGCAAGAAAAGTTATCTCCACTCTGTAATCTTAACTCTGTATACAGTACTGTGCTATTGTATGTCAACAATTCCTTCATTCTTACTTGAGAATGGCCGTAACTATCTCAAAAGTTCAGCATGCTGACAAACAACCTTGGACAGCTGTATGTTTCTATTGCTAATTTAAATTGGGAAGGACAGCTGGGCTGACTTGTTCACCCATACAGTCAGGCTGAAATGGCAGCAGTATGAGTATTATTATAAGACTACATTTTTCAGTTAGTAGCAGTAGCATATAGGCTTCTCAATGTTagtaatgttaacatttttcttatCACTTGCCCTTTTCACTGAATTCCAGTCTACTCACCGGCATTTGTGACTGCCACAGCACAGAAAATCTTCGTATTACATTCTACAAAAATGAATGCCCTATTTTTCATGACATTACACTGTGAAATACACTAAGGATGTGTACTTTGGTTTCAtcacaaataaaatactgtgatacctgattttccagtttttgtttgtttattcattcatttatatatttatgtggaGTTATGGGTAAGGTAATGTTTTCGTCATGGTTACACTttatttagtgtaaaaaaaaaaaaaaagatcccagTACTGTCTGTCCACAcagtcccccccccctcgtACAAATcagaagaacaacaaaatgtacaaacacattTCTAGAAGATTGAGCACTACTGAGGAAGAACATTTGAAGTTTGTTGTCTCCTCTCTTTGAGTTTTAACTCATCTTGCACATTGTCTCTGCCTCCAGAACAGCAAGTGTTAAATACAACTTTACTCTGTCTTATGTGTTCCATCACGTCTGTTAAAGATGTGGTTGATAAAGTTAGGATTTCCATCTGACAACAGTTTGACAAACTGAAGCATTGCATCTCAGATCATTCACCTCTGTTGACTTGCACTGACCCCACCAGtgactgacctttgaccttgtcCACAGCCCACTTAGACGCCACCCGTGCCCTCATGATCCTCTCTCTTTTGGCTTGTTTCATTGGTATCATCATTGGCATTATGGCCTTCATCCATTACTCCTCCTTCGACAGGTTTGACAAAACCTTTGCTGCAGGCATAATGTTTTTCATCTCATGTAAGTTCaactctgttgtttttgtacttACTTAGTTTGGTTTCAGCtgtaatttgcatttaatttgacCTTAATTGATTTCAATAACAAAAGACTGTGACTCAAGGCAagtttttgaaaagtaaaaaaaataatgtactaAACAGGAAGTAATGGCTTTTTAATGATTccattatcagcaaaatgtcacAACAAAGTATAGCTGCTTGTTAAAATTATAAAAGATCTCATTCAGGACAGAGAGTTTTCATTAAGCTCctgttttaaatgctttgttttgcaATTATTTGTAGTGGCCTTTATTGAGTATAATTGAGATCATTTGCTGTTCTTCTGTAACTAAGAGAGAATCATTGGTCACATTTTGTAACTGGAAACTCCAGGTTCCATCAGCAGCAATAGTAGAGGTTGGCCATTTTTTACAATCTATCTGAAACATGTtcttcagattttcattttctttttctgctcagGCTTTTTAGTGTTTCTAGCAATGGCAGTGTACACTGGTGTGACTATTCACTACTATGGGAAACGCTATGGAAACTGGAGGTTCTCCTGGTCCTATATCATTGGCTGGGTGTCAGTGGTGCTCACGTTCTTTTCAGGTAAACATGCAAACCAACAAACCCAACTGTGTCAGGATTTCTTTTGTTCACAAAGGTGCCGCCAAATTCCTTATCTTGTCAGGTTTCCACCCATGGTGAGTTCAGTTTGAAATTCAGTCCcattttagctttgttttctgCTAAATGTTAACCTCTTTCAAAGCTATAACCTTGAGGGAGTTCCTGGATAAGCAACTAATGCACTCAGTGAAGTGTCGATAAATTATATGCATGGATAACATATTTTATGATGTCATGGTCTGCAACAGGCTCGAAATACTTTTCATATTTAGGATTAATTTTACCCTAAATCATGGCgtacattttgaaaattcaaaTGTAGTGTGGCAGATAAAATTGTATTTACGTCCACATAATGTCAAGGCCTCAACTAGTACCTTTATGCCTGGGTAATTGTATTCATACCACATGtgtaataaagaaaacaaaatctacatataatatgtaatattacACAATACAATGACTCACATTCTCAGCAGAAAAAAGTTAGACCATACATGGATTAACCCATAGtcaaacagctgaaacaatgaTGTGACATTATAAGTAAGTGTGCTTATCTCTGGATCCTCCGCTAAGCTGTGCAAACAAGACAtgatgtgcatttgtttgtatgacatttttcagaatttGCATGCATTAATTGGATGCCAAATACACAGCAAATGTATAACATGCTGCTGTATGGATTTTGTATTCACAACAAACACTTTTCGACATAGCAGAGGATCTTAAATGTGTGTCTCTATCAGTTAGGCTGGTggtaaaaagcaacaaaaaaaagaaccgCGTGTTTTATGAGtttaaacacatgaataaaaagtCCCACAAATCCACAAGATCACACACAATGTTTCTCCTTTTCAGCTCAtagaaatttaaataattcattc containing:
- the lim2.1 gene encoding lens intrinsic membrane protein 2.1, with the protein product MYSFMGGGLFCAGVGNILLIVSTATDYWIQYRQSSNYMHQGLWRYCMPGKCFPHNVSIAHLDATRALMILSLLACFIGIIIGIMAFIHYSSFDRFDKTFAAGIMFFISCFLVFLAMAVYTGVTIHYYGKRYGNWRFSWSYIIGWVSVVLTFFSGVFYMCAYRMHECPRNANSH